From the Vanessa cardui chromosome 18, ilVanCard2.1, whole genome shotgun sequence genome, one window contains:
- the LOC124537315 gene encoding uncharacterized protein LOC124537315: MELVSLVKEVLQNAAESAASYRLGQTALRYMDRALWIVEKSARWAVPLPLDQEERPQPELIRPLPWVFFLSLLLFLRITRECISLINLAFGKPPLRSADVVTYIQSKRRYLRTLKYQGNRMMRARTEPAPRDSWYSSVQSLFEFTMCFRRQHYGNNNTQLSNGDEILVVKRNKRAQQNDAGSSMERLIEKMMVDIDADSDDSSGYTLTNITNPRSEKSDYNTESDQDTFQTSKYSEEIGNRSNSSAEGNVCLENSLASEHADDDLPICEDIYNLGTKMNDSKEYSIDFIKNEISNQVEQIIKSQHKIANGRAANDTSNKESSTDAEAGY, encoded by the exons ATGGAACTAGTGTCGCTCGTCAAAGAAGTCCTACAGAATGCGGCGGAGAGTGCAGCGAGCTACCGGCTAGGGCAGACCGCGCTCCGCTACATGGACCGAGCGCTCTGGATCGTCGAGAAGAGCGCGAGATGGGCTGTGCCCCTACCGT TGGATCAAGAGGAAAGGCCGCAACCAGAACTGATCCGGCCGCTACCCTGGGTATTCTTCCTCTCCCTTCTCCTTTTTCTGCGTATCACGAGAGAATGCATCTCGCTCATCAATCTAGCATTTGGGAAACCACCGCTGAGATCAGCTGATGTT GTGACGTATATTCAAAGCAAGCGCCGCTACCTGCGCACGCTCAAGTACCAGGGCAACCGCATGATGCGCGCGCGCACGGAGCCCGCGCCGCGCGACTCGTGGTACAGCAGCGTGCAGTCGCTTTTCGAGTTCACTATGTGTTTCCGGAGGCAGCACTACGGGAACAACAACACGCAGCTCAGCAACGGAGACGAGATCCTG GTGGTGAAGAGAAATAAACGAGCACAGCAAAACGACGCCGGAAGCAGCATGGAGCGTCTCATTGAGAAGATGATGGTGGACATCGACGCCGACTCCGACGACTCCTCAGGATACACG TTAACAAATATCACAAATCCAAGAAGCGAAAAATCAGACTACAACACAGAATCGGACCAAGATACGTTCCAAACGAGCAAGTATTCCGAAGAGATCGGTAACAGAAGCAATTCTTCAGCGGAGGGCAATGTTTGTCTCGAGAACTCTCTCGCGTCAGAACACGCGGACGACGATCTCCCAATCTGCGAAGACATTTACAACTTGGGAACGAAAATGAATGACTCGAAGGAATATTCCATAGACTtcataaaaaatgaaatcagTAACCAAGTggaacagattataaaaagtcAGCACAAAATtg caaATGGAAGAGCAGCTAACGATACTTCGAATAAAGAAAG ttcCACAGATGCTGAAGCCGGATATTGA
- the LOC124537460 gene encoding trimeric intracellular cation channel type 1B.1, producing the protein MDPEAFLDLANQVIKLKMYPYFDVAHSLLCALAVREDLGAGAQAFSRKHPLSCWLSTMLVIFAGGMVANGLLGEPILAPLKNTPQLVIGTVTWYVVFYMPFDVGYKVAKFLPVKVAASAMKEIYRAKKVYDGVSHAAKLYPNAYIIMVIVGTLKGNGAGFTRLVERLIRGAWTPTAMETMQPSFYTKASLVASVIFVLDKKTDLISAPHALVYFGIVIFFVYFKLSSILLGIHDPFVPFENLFCALFMGGIWDSLAKLLGKGQPKEETKDAKKTN; encoded by the exons ATGGATCCCGAAGCGTTCTTAGACCTGGCCAACCAGGTCATAAAACTCAAAATGTACCCATATTTTGACGTAGCGCATTCTTTGCTCTGCGCTTTAGCGGTACGAGAAGATTTAGGAGCTG GTGCGCAAGCATTTTCCCGCAAGCATCCTTTGTCATGCTGGTTGTCCACTATGCTCGTGATCTTCGCGGGCGGCATGGTGGCCAATGGGCTGCTAGGAGAGCCTATCCTTGCGCCGCTCAAGAACACGCCGCAACTTGTAATAGGAACTGTAACTTG GTATGTGGTGTTTTACATGCCTTTTGACGTAGGTTATAAGGTGGCCAAATTTCTCCCTGTAAAGGTGGCTGCATCAGCCATGAAGGAAATATACCGAGCTAAAAAAGTATACGACGGTGTCAGTCATGCTGCGAAACTGTATCCCAATGCTTATATTATAATGGTTATTGTAG GTACACTGAAAGGAAATGGTGCTGGATTTACGAGACTGGTCGAACGACTCATTCGTGGAGCATGGACTCCTACCGCTATGGAAACGATGCAGCCTAGCTT CTACACGAAGGCTTCTCTGGTGGCTTCCGTGATATTTGTGCTTGACAAAAAGACTGATTTAATCTCGGCGCCACATGCGCTTGTATACTTTGGTATCGTGATCTTTTTCGTGTATTTCAAG TTGTCTTCCATTCTGTTGGGTATACACGATCCATTCGTACCATTTGAAAATCTATTCTGCGCCTTATTCATGGGTGGTATTTGGGACTCACTTGCAAAATTATTAGGCAAAGGCCAGCCTAAGGAAGAGACGAAGGATGCGAAAAAAACTAATTAG